TTTGTTAAAAGAAGGAACAAACGTTATGGTACAAATCAACACAGAAACCGATTTGCCATTATCAGTAGATATGCCTGCATCTGTAATTCTTGAAGTTACTTATGCTGAGCCAGGTGTAAAAGGAAACACAGCAACAAATGCTACTAAAAATGCTACAGTAGAAACTGGAGCAAACATAAATGTTCCTTTGTTTATCAACGAAGGTGATAAAATTAAAATCGATACAGCTTCAGGTTCTTACATGGAGCGTGTTAAAGAATAGTTATTTTAATTAAGATAATTTGACAATGAGTCAATTAGATAATCTGTGAATCGACATAATTTTGTATATTCACATTCTAATTGACTCATTTTCTAATTTACAAGTTTTCTAATTATACTATATGAAATTTCCAAAGAGTCATTCTTTACAAGAAATTGCCAATTTGCTTAACTGCAAATTTATTGGAGACAAAGACTTTCAAGTTTTAGGCATGAACGAGATACACGTTGTAGAGCCTGGAGATATTGTTTTTGTGGACCATCCAAAATACTACGATAAAGCTTTACAATCGGCTGCGACCATTGTTTTGATAAACAAAGAAGTAGAATGCCCAGAAGGTAAAGCGCTTTTAATCTCAGATGACCCTTTTAGAGATTTTAATATTCTTACCAAGCATTTTAAGCCTTTTCAGTTTGCTAATGTCGCTATTGCAGCATCTGCAGAAATAGGAGAGGGAACTGTAATTCAGCCTAATACATTTGTTGGGAACCATGTGAAAATTGGAAAAAATTGTCTAATACATTCTAATGTTTCTATTTACGATTATACTGTAATTGGGGATAATGTAATCATACATGCAGGAACTATTTTAGGGGCCGATGCTTTTTATTATAAAAAACGTCCAGAAGGTTTTGATCAGTTAGTTTCAGGTGGAAGAGTTGTTATTGAAGATAATGTTGGTATTGGAGCTTTGTGCACAATCGATAAAGGTGTTACAGGTGATACAACAATTGGAGCTGGGACAAAACTAGATAATCAAGTACATGTTGGACATGATACTGTCATCGGAAAAAAATGTTTAATTGCCTCACAAACTGGTATTGCTGGTTGTGTTATTATTGAAGATGAAGTAACAATGTGGGGACAAGTTGGAACCACAAGCGGTATTACAATTGGTGCAAAAGCCGTTGTAATGGGGCAAACGGGTGTGACTAAATCAGTTGAAGGTGGAAAATCGTATTTTGGTACTCCAATTGAAGAGTCTAGAGAAAAATTGAAACAATTAGCCAATATTAAGAAGATTCCTGAAATTTTAAATAAATTGAAGTAATTATGTCTATTAAAGAATTTGTTCAGAAATTTTACAAGTCAGATGCCTTAATTGATAGCGAAATTTTAAAAACTTATCTGCATCCTGATGTTATGCTTGAATGGAACAGCAGTAAAGGTTTTATTCAAATGGATTATGATTCGATAGTTGAAATGGCCAATGAGCTTAGCCGTGCCTATGTACGCTCTAAAGTTAGAATTAGCCATATTATTAGCGAAGATGATTTAGTATCAGTGCGTTACTCTCATTTTGTTAAAACAATCGAGAATCCGAGAGAAGAAATGCTTTTAGCACATTTTGCAACCATTTGGCAGATAAAAGATGATAAACTTTATAGAGGTTATCAAATGAGTCAATTTTCTTAATATTTTTTTGACAATAAAAGAGGCAAAATACATTACAAAACCTTATTTTTGCAACACAAATTTAAAAACTACATAAAATATATATCATGAGTGTTTTAGTTAATAAAGATTCCAAAATAATTGTTCAGGGATTTACAGGGAGCGAAGGTACTTTCCATGCTTCTCAAATGATTGAGTACGGTACTAATGTTGTTGGAGGTGTTACTCCAGGAAAAGGTGGTACTAGCCATTTAGATCGTCCAGTTTTTAATACAGTAAAAGATGCTGTTGATCAAGCTGGTGCTGATACTTCTATCATTTTTGTTCCGCCAGCTTTTGCTGCTGATGCAATTATGGAAGCTGCTGATGCTGGAATTAAAGTAATTATTGCTATTACAGAAGGAATTCCTGTAGCAGATATGATTAAAGCAAATAATTATGTTAAAGAAAGAAATTCAAGATTAATTGGTCCAAACTGTCCAGGTGTAATTACTCCAGGTGAAGCTAAAGTTGGTATTATGCCAGGTTTCGTTTTCAAAAAAGGAACAGTTGGTATCGTTTCTAAATCAGGAACTTTAACTTATGAGGCTGCTGACCAAGTTGTAAAACAAGGTTTAGGAATCACTACAGCTATCGGAATTGGTGGAGATCCAATTATTGGAACTACAACTAAAGAGGCTGTTGAATTATTAATGAATGATCCAGAAACTGAAGCAATCATTATGATTGGTGAAATTGGAGGTCAATTAGAGGCTGATGCTGCAAGATGGGTAAAAGCTGATGGTAACCGTAAACCAGTTATTGGATTTATCGCTGGAGAAACTGCTCCTGCTGGTAGAACAATGGGTCACGCAGGTGCTATCGTTGGAGGTTCTGATGATACAGCTGCAGCTAAAAAACAAATTATGAGAGACAACGGAATTCACGTTGTTGATTCACCAGCTGAAATTGGTAAAAAAGTAAAAGAAGTACTTGGATAATTTTCAAGTTTCGAAATAAAAATTTCCAAAAAAAGTCTCAATATCTTGTTGAGACTTTTTTACATTTTAAAGGCTGAGGCGTAAATGAAAAAAACTTAGCATCTTAGAACCTCAGTATCTTAGAAGCTTAAAGAAGAAATATGTACAAAGAATTAGAAAAATTTAAGGCAACAAACAGTTTTACTTTTACTGTAAACGATAGTTTAGAAGAAGCTTGCAACGCGCCAGAAGGTAGTGCAGGAATTTTTGTTGTTTATGCTGTTGAAGGTGGTGTAAAAGAATTGATCATGGTTGGTTCTACAGGAACTGTTCAAAATGACGGAACTTTAAAAAGTAAAAATGGCGGACTTTACGACAAAATCGTAAATGGGCATCAATTTGCTAAAACAGGAAGAAAATATTCTTGGCCAGCTCAAATGAAATTAGAAAACATTTCTGAGCTTGAAGTAGTTTGGTACGAGACTTTCAATGCAGATGCAAAAGCAATTCCAACTGCTGTTGAAGGACAGGTTTTACAAAATTTCTTAGATGAAAATGGCAAACTTCCTAGATGGAATGTAGCTTTTTAAGCAATTAAAAAAACGAAAATAAAAACCTTACTGAAAACAGTAAGGTTTTTTTGTTTCTAGTCAAAATGGAATTTTTCTAGTTTTACGCCGTAAGTTTAAAGCACTTTAGTTAAATAAAATTTAAATTACAGTAAATTTAAGTTTAATCAAAAAATGAAGGGTAAATACTGGTAAATTTAGAAAAATAATGAAATTTTAGAGAATTATTGGTTTTTGATTATTTGCTTTTCTATATTTATCACACAAAAACAAGTAATAATGTTAAAATTTGATTCTTTTTACGACTAATAATTACCATCCATATGTAAAACACTTGTTTAATTTATGTTAAATTTGAGTTTGCGAAATTTACTTTTAGTTGAAGAAAAAACAAATTTAAAATACAATTTAATCTTACGTAATAAATCGATTTTTTAAGAAGTATTCTTAAATGATATGATTTTTACGCCCCAAAGTATTTTTATATGAGCCAAATTTTAAAGAACAAGGTTTTAGATGATTTCATTCTATGGAATAATTTAAAAAACGGGAACGAAAAATCGTTCTCTTTACTTTTTGAGAAATATTACAGAGACTTAATCAATTATGGTAACTCACTTTGTCCATTTGAAGAAAAAGTTCAAGATTGTATTCAAGATGTTTTTGCCGATATCTGGCTTTATCGTAATTCTTTGCAAGATAATGTGATTGTTAAGGCGTATTTGCTTTCTAGTGTTAGAAAAAGAATTGCGAGATTGCATGAAAGAGATCATGTATTTAGAAAAACAACAACGACCGATGTTTTAGAGTTTCTTTTCGACTTTTCTATTGAGAACGATTTGGTTGAGGACGAAGTAACAGCCGAACGTGTTCTGTATTTGAATAAATTATTAAATGATTTGCCTGGCCGTCAGAAAGAAGCTTTGTATTTGCGTTATCATCAAGGATTAAGCGTAGATCAAATAGCTGATTTACTAGACGTAAACTATCAGTCAGCCAGTAATCTTTTGCATCGTGGTTTATTAAGTCTTCGCAAAGAATGGAAAGGTAGTATTCCGCTTTTAGTCCTTATATCTTCAGGGGTTTTTTAAAAATTTAAGGAAAAATCAAAAAAAAATCTTAAATAGATGAGTATATAATAAAAAAACTGTCCTCTATGTTTTTGTAACCCTAATAGTGTGATGCAAAAACGTAATAATTATATTGAAATAGAAGATTTCTTAGCTGATGAATCTTTTCAATTATGGATTTTATCTAAAGTTGATGAACAAGGCTGGGAGGAATGGACTTTAGAAAATCTTCAAAGAGCCAAACTCGTCGAAGATGCAAGACTTGCATTGTTGGCAATGCGAGTTCCAGAATCTAAGTTGTCTTCGAATGAAGTTCACGAAGCCTTACAGCAAACTTGGCGAAAAATTGAACAAAGAGAAGAACTTTCTCAGCAAACTTCAAAAATTAAAAAATTAAAAGCACAGAGATACTGGATTAGCGGTGCTGCTGCAGCTATTCTAGTTGGCATTTTCTCTGTATGGTTTTTTAGAACTGAATTGACTGCAAATGATAATGTAGTTACTTACAACGAACTGGTTCAGGAAAATGATGAAGGTTTGGTAGAACAAACCAACAATACTGAAAAATCTCAGACCATTACTTTATCTGATGGAAGTTCCGTCTTATTACAGCCTAATAGTAAATTAAGTTACCCTAAAATCTTTACCGGAAACAAAAGAAAGGTGTATTTATCCGGCGAAGGTTTCTTTGAAATTAGTAAAAATCCTAAAAAGCCTTTTTTTGTTTATGCTAACGAAATTGTGACTCGCGTTGTGGGTACAAGTTTTCGAATAAAAGCTTATCCAGATCAGCAAAATGTTGAAGTTCTTGTTCGCACCGGTAAAGTTAAGGTAAGGTCTAATGATTTAGTTCGAAATAACGAAAACAAAGAAATTGTCCTGCTTCCTAACCAGGCACTTCGATTTGCTCGTAAAGAATTGGTGTTTAATAAAATAACCAATATTACACAAGATCCGATTCTAGTAAGCAGCATTAGAAACATCGAGCAATTAAGTTTTGAATTTACTGATATTCCTGTGGCACAAATTCTTGAAACTATAGAGCAGGCTTATTTAGTAGATATTGATTTCCCTCACGATAAATTGAAAGACTGCCGATTAACGACCTCATTAAGCGATCAGCCTTTGGCCGAAAAGCTGAAAATAATCTGCAAAAGCATCGGCAATGATACCAATTATGAAATGAATGGAAATCAGATTGTAATTACGACTTCTGGCTGTAACTAGAATTCTTAATTCAATTAAAATAAAGAAAAAAACATCCAAAATTTTAATTAATTCAAAAACTAAAAAAATAATTTGTAATTGCCTATGTGAAAAATGAATGCATAAAAAAAGTGCCGAGAATGCTGTAACATTATCGACACTTAAATCTGAATAAATAACCCTCTGTAAAGGGTGATTTATGATGTTTCTTAAAATACACGTGAATAGTATTAATCAAAACAAACCAAAATTATGAAAAAACCTGTTGTCAAGCAACGATTACTTCACCAAATCATGAAAATAACGCTGTTTCAGTTTGTGTTAGCGCTTGTGTTTTCAAGCGTTACTCTCGCAAATAATGTAAATGGGCAGAAAAAATTAGATACTAAAGTTACTATTACAGTTTATAATCTAACTTTAGACAATGCTTTATCAAAAATCGAAAAGTCTGCTCATGTAAAATTTTCCTATAATTCAAGACTTCCTCAACTAGGAGAGAAGGTTAGTATAGAAGCAAACCAAGAAACTCTGTCAAGTTTACTTAGCAGAATATTGGTTCCTTTTAATATTACTTTTTCTGAAGTAAGCAATCAGATTGTTCTTCAAAAGAATACGATTAATACTTTTTCTTATGGAAACAATCATGATTCTTTGTTTGAGATTTTAACTTTTGGCCCTATTATTAAAGGAAAAGTTACAGACCAGTCAGGAAGTCCGCTACCTGGTGCTACTGTAATGGCAAAAGGCACAAAAACAGCTGTATTAACAGATTTTGACGGAAATTTCACGATCGAAATGCCTGCAAACGTAGACCGTTTGGTTATTTCTTATGTTGGTATGGAAACAAAAGAAATAGGAATTGATAATACTTCTCCAACGGTTGTTTTAACTGAAGCTGGTCAGAACCTAAAAGAGGTTGTGGTTACCACTGGATACGAGAAAACTTCAAAAAGAACATTTACAGGAGCTATTAGTAAAATTTCTGGCACTGAATTAAAAATAGATGGTGTAGTTGACGTAAGCCGAATGATCGAAGGTAAAGCGGCTGGAGTTACCGTACAGAATGTTACAGGAACTTTTGGTACAGCTCCTAAAATTACCGTTCGTGGATCTTCTTCAATTTTTGGAGATACAAAACCATTATGGGTTATTGATGGTGTTGTTCAAGAAGATATTATCAATATGTCTTTTGCAGATTTGGCATCTGGAAATTCAGAGACCTTATTAAGTTCATCTGTAGCAGGCTTAAGTGCAAACGATATTCAAAGTATTGAAATTCTTAAAGATGCATCGGCTACGTCAATTTATGGTTCAAGATCATTAAACGGGGTTGTGGTTGTAACAACAAAGCAAGGGCGTAGAGATTCTCCATTAAAAATTAGCTACGGATTGGAGCAGACTGTAAGAACAGTTCCGAATTATAGCCAATTTGATATTCTAAATTCTCAGGAATCGATGAGTATTTTTAAAGAAATGGAAGCTAAAGGTTATTTGGACTTGCCAACTACTGTAAACGGAAGATATGGAGGTGCTTATAATATTTTAGGAAGAGCTATAAATACCTATAATCCTGAAACTGGAACTTATTTGGTTAATAATGATCCTGTTAGCCGTAATAATTTTTTGAAAAAGTACGAACAGGCCAATACAGATTGGTTTAGCGTTTTGTTTAGACCATCTATTACGCAAAATCACTCTTTGAGTTTTTCTGGTGGAGGTAAAAACAATACGTTTTATGCTTCATTGGGATATTATACAGATCCAGGATGGACTATTGCTGATGATGTAAAACAAATCTCTAGTAACATTAAAGGTACTTTTTATGTAAACGATAAGTTGAATATAACCTTATCTACATTGGCTTCTATTAGAGATCAAGGCGCTCCAGGAAGTTACGAAAGTGAAAAAGATGTTGTATTCGGAAAAGTAACCCGTGATTTTGATATCAATCCTTTTAATTATGTGTTAAACACAAGTAGAACTTTACGTCCGTATGACGATAATGGAAATTTGGAATACTACCGAAACAACTGGGCTAAAATGAATATCGTAAACGAATTGGCCAACAATTATATGGAAATTGAGGTTAAGGATATTCGTTTTCAATTGGATTTAGATTATAAGATTAATCCGCATTTAACTTATAATTTAACAGGTTCAGCTCGTTATGCAAATACAAGTCGTGAGCATAAAATTTTAGAAGGTTCAAACGTTGTTGGGGCATACAGAGCAGGAACAGCAATTGGCGAAGATGGGGTAAACACATTAGTTAGAGATCAAAATATCTTTTTATACCAAGATCCAAACGATCTGACAGCTCCAAAAGAATCAGTCTTGCCAAATGGAGGATTCTTAAGAAAGTTTACAAACGACATGACATCTTACAATTTAAGAAATAGTGTTAGCTATAGAAATATATTTAGCGATAAGCACGAACTAGAAGGTTTGTTTGGGACTGAAATGAGAGTTGTCGATAGAACTAGTGATCAATTTACGGCTGCAGGTTTGCAATACGATAGAGGTTTAACTGCTTTTACAGATCCGAGAATTATTGAGAAAATAATTAATGCTGGAGATTCATACTACGGTTTTAATGAAGAAAAAGAAAGAACGGTAGGTTTCTTTGGTAAAGTAGGTTATACTTATGATAGACGTTATACTGCTTCTGTTACAGGACGTTATGATGGGTCTAATAGACAAGGAGATAGCGATTCATCAAGATGGCTGCCAACTTATACTTTTAGTGGAAAATGGAATGTGGCTGAAGAAAGCTTCATGAAAGATGTTCAATCAGTTAATACTTTAGCATTAAGAGCCTCATATGGTTTAACAGCTACTGCGGGACCTGCAACAAACTCTTTGGCAATTTACAAAAGCGCCATTACAGATCGTTTCGGACTTGATGATAGAGAATCAGGAATTAGAATTGAAGAGTTGCAAAACGGAAATTTAACTTGGGAAAAACAGTTTGAAACTAATATCGGACTTGATCTTGGAATGTTTAATAACAGAGTGCAGCTTACAACAGACGTTTACCGTCGTAAAGCTTTTGATCTTGTAGATTATGTAATTACTTCTGGTATTGGAGGTCAAAGAATTAGACAAGGTAACAATGCCGATATGGAGACTAAAGGTTTGGAGGTTGGTATTACAACTAAAAATATTAATGGTAAAGATTTTAAATGGTCAACAAATCTTAATTTTTCTGTTTATCATCAAGAGATTACAAAATTGCAGAACACGCCAACGGCATTCGATTTAGTTGATTCAAACGGAGGAAATACAGTTGGACACCCAAGAAATTCATTATACTCATACCAATTTACAGGTTTAAACAACCAAGGTCTTCCTACGTTTATATTGCAAGACGGAGCAGAGAATAATATTACAGATGCTAATTTTCAGGATAATTTAAATGTTACTAAATATTTGAAATATGAAGGGTCAATCGAGCCTAATAAATCATTTGGTTTTGCCAATACATTTACCTACAAAAACTTGTCTCTGTACGTATTCTTTGTAGGTTCAGGAGGAAATAAAGTTCGTTTAAATCCTGTATACGATAGTACTTATGATGATTTAACTGTATTTACAAAAGACTTTACAAACCGTTGGATTAATCCTGGTGATGAAAATTATACAAATGTGCCAGTTATTGCAGACAGACGTTTAAATGCTAATTATGGCGGAGACCGTACATTGGCAAGAGCTTATAATACCTATAATTATTCTGATGTTCGTATTGCAGATGGAGATTTTGTCCGATTAAAAAATATCTCATTAAGCTGGGAATTTCCTGCTGATTTTAAAAAGAAAATCGGTGTGAGCACTTTTACATTAAAAGGCTCAGCGGTAAATCCTTGGTTAGTTTATTCTGACAAAAGATTAAATGGACAAGATCCTGAGTTTCGTAATTCTGGAGGAGTTGCTTTTCCTGTAACAACTCAATACACATTTACTTTAAACCTTTCATTATAATAGTCAAAATCATGAAAAACTTAAAAATAGCATTATCCCTATTAATACTTATTTGTATTACTAGCTGCGATGATTTCCTGTCGGAGAAACCAGATAATAGAACAGAAATTGATACGCCAGAAAAAATAAAAGAATTATTAGTAGAAGCTTATCCTCAAATGAGTTATTTCGAGATTGCTGAAACTATGTCTGATAATGTTTTTGATAGCGGATTGCCTACTACGATTATTAGAAATGAGCAAAATTACAATTGGGAAATTAATACAGATGCAACTGATATTGATACTCAAGCTTATTACTGGGATGCTTGTTATAAAGCAATTGCTCACGCAAATAAAGCATTGGAAGCAATAGAAGAATTAGGAAGTCCGGCAAGTTTGAATCCGCAAAAAGGTGAAGCATTGATGGCTAGAGCTTATTCGCACTTTATGCTGGTTTCATTATGGTCAAAACGTTACAATCCAGCAACTGCTGATACAGATTTAGGGGTTCCGTATGTAACAAAACCAGAAACGGAATTGATGACTAAATACAAAAGAAATACACTTGCTGAAGTGTATGCTTTTCTTGAAAAAGATATAGAAGAAGGTTTGAAATACGTGACAAACGATTATAAAGAACCAAAATTTCACTTTAATGTAGCGGCTTCAAAAGCTTTTGCCAGTAGATTTTATTTAGTAAAAGGAAATTGGGATAAAGTAATTGAATTATCTAATGACTTAGGTTCTAGACCGTCAGCAATAAGAGATTTTT
The Flavobacterium humidisoli DNA segment above includes these coding regions:
- a CDS encoding UDP-3-O-(3-hydroxymyristoyl)glucosamine N-acyltransferase: MKFPKSHSLQEIANLLNCKFIGDKDFQVLGMNEIHVVEPGDIVFVDHPKYYDKALQSAATIVLINKEVECPEGKALLISDDPFRDFNILTKHFKPFQFANVAIAASAEIGEGTVIQPNTFVGNHVKIGKNCLIHSNVSIYDYTVIGDNVIIHAGTILGADAFYYKKRPEGFDQLVSGGRVVIEDNVGIGALCTIDKGVTGDTTIGAGTKLDNQVHVGHDTVIGKKCLIASQTGIAGCVIIEDEVTMWGQVGTTSGITIGAKAVVMGQTGVTKSVEGGKSYFGTPIEESREKLKQLANIKKIPEILNKLK
- a CDS encoding nuclear transport factor 2 family protein; the protein is MSIKEFVQKFYKSDALIDSEILKTYLHPDVMLEWNSSKGFIQMDYDSIVEMANELSRAYVRSKVRISHIISEDDLVSVRYSHFVKTIENPREEMLLAHFATIWQIKDDKLYRGYQMSQFS
- the sucD gene encoding succinate--CoA ligase subunit alpha, with the protein product MSVLVNKDSKIIVQGFTGSEGTFHASQMIEYGTNVVGGVTPGKGGTSHLDRPVFNTVKDAVDQAGADTSIIFVPPAFAADAIMEAADAGIKVIIAITEGIPVADMIKANNYVKERNSRLIGPNCPGVITPGEAKVGIMPGFVFKKGTVGIVSKSGTLTYEAADQVVKQGLGITTAIGIGGDPIIGTTTKEAVELLMNDPETEAIIMIGEIGGQLEADAARWVKADGNRKPVIGFIAGETAPAGRTMGHAGAIVGGSDDTAAAKKQIMRDNGIHVVDSPAEIGKKVKEVLG
- a CDS encoding RNA polymerase sigma factor; its protein translation is MSQILKNKVLDDFILWNNLKNGNEKSFSLLFEKYYRDLINYGNSLCPFEEKVQDCIQDVFADIWLYRNSLQDNVIVKAYLLSSVRKRIARLHERDHVFRKTTTTDVLEFLFDFSIENDLVEDEVTAERVLYLNKLLNDLPGRQKEALYLRYHQGLSVDQIADLLDVNYQSASNLLHRGLLSLRKEWKGSIPLLVLISSGVF
- a CDS encoding FecR family protein is translated as MQKRNNYIEIEDFLADESFQLWILSKVDEQGWEEWTLENLQRAKLVEDARLALLAMRVPESKLSSNEVHEALQQTWRKIEQREELSQQTSKIKKLKAQRYWISGAAAAILVGIFSVWFFRTELTANDNVVTYNELVQENDEGLVEQTNNTEKSQTITLSDGSSVLLQPNSKLSYPKIFTGNKRKVYLSGEGFFEISKNPKKPFFVYANEIVTRVVGTSFRIKAYPDQQNVEVLVRTGKVKVRSNDLVRNNENKEIVLLPNQALRFARKELVFNKITNITQDPILVSSIRNIEQLSFEFTDIPVAQILETIEQAYLVDIDFPHDKLKDCRLTTSLSDQPLAEKLKIICKSIGNDTNYEMNGNQIVITTSGCN
- a CDS encoding SusC/RagA family TonB-linked outer membrane protein — protein: MKKPVVKQRLLHQIMKITLFQFVLALVFSSVTLANNVNGQKKLDTKVTITVYNLTLDNALSKIEKSAHVKFSYNSRLPQLGEKVSIEANQETLSSLLSRILVPFNITFSEVSNQIVLQKNTINTFSYGNNHDSLFEILTFGPIIKGKVTDQSGSPLPGATVMAKGTKTAVLTDFDGNFTIEMPANVDRLVISYVGMETKEIGIDNTSPTVVLTEAGQNLKEVVVTTGYEKTSKRTFTGAISKISGTELKIDGVVDVSRMIEGKAAGVTVQNVTGTFGTAPKITVRGSSSIFGDTKPLWVIDGVVQEDIINMSFADLASGNSETLLSSSVAGLSANDIQSIEILKDASATSIYGSRSLNGVVVVTTKQGRRDSPLKISYGLEQTVRTVPNYSQFDILNSQESMSIFKEMEAKGYLDLPTTVNGRYGGAYNILGRAINTYNPETGTYLVNNDPVSRNNFLKKYEQANTDWFSVLFRPSITQNHSLSFSGGGKNNTFYASLGYYTDPGWTIADDVKQISSNIKGTFYVNDKLNITLSTLASIRDQGAPGSYESEKDVVFGKVTRDFDINPFNYVLNTSRTLRPYDDNGNLEYYRNNWAKMNIVNELANNYMEIEVKDIRFQLDLDYKINPHLTYNLTGSARYANTSREHKILEGSNVVGAYRAGTAIGEDGVNTLVRDQNIFLYQDPNDLTAPKESVLPNGGFLRKFTNDMTSYNLRNSVSYRNIFSDKHELEGLFGTEMRVVDRTSDQFTAAGLQYDRGLTAFTDPRIIEKIINAGDSYYGFNEEKERTVGFFGKVGYTYDRRYTASVTGRYDGSNRQGDSDSSRWLPTYTFSGKWNVAEESFMKDVQSVNTLALRASYGLTATAGPATNSLAIYKSAITDRFGLDDRESGIRIEELQNGNLTWEKQFETNIGLDLGMFNNRVQLTTDVYRRKAFDLVDYVITSGIGGQRIRQGNNADMETKGLEVGITTKNINGKDFKWSTNLNFSVYHQEITKLQNTPTAFDLVDSNGGNTVGHPRNSLYSYQFTGLNNQGLPTFILQDGAENNITDANFQDNLNVTKYLKYEGSIEPNKSFGFANTFTYKNLSLYVFFVGSGGNKVRLNPVYDSTYDDLTVFTKDFTNRWINPGDENYTNVPVIADRRLNANYGGDRTLARAYNTYNYSDVRIADGDFVRLKNISLSWEFPADFKKKIGVSTFTLKGSAVNPWLVYSDKRLNGQDPEFRNSGGVAFPVTTQYTFTLNLSL
- a CDS encoding RagB/SusD family nutrient uptake outer membrane protein, translated to MKNLKIALSLLILICITSCDDFLSEKPDNRTEIDTPEKIKELLVEAYPQMSYFEIAETMSDNVFDSGLPTTIIRNEQNYNWEINTDATDIDTQAYYWDACYKAIAHANKALEAIEELGSPASLNPQKGEALMARAYSHFMLVSLWSKRYNPATADTDLGVPYVTKPETELMTKYKRNTLAEVYAFLEKDIEEGLKYVTNDYKEPKFHFNVAASKAFASRFYLVKGNWDKVIELSNDLGSRPSAIRDFSVYEPLSVEDQQLKYGASDVGTNLLIVSANTIVSRVYHLNRFNLSGLRRPEIFGTSTNLFGKAYYYNFYSSNGSITLFLLKFYEYFKYSNVTAGIGDPYVAEVLLSNDEFFLNRIEAHVMKGEIATATAELEYFLATRTPTYNPTTDKLTEAKVVAKFPVIADEYTPFYTMTPVQTSYVKAIAETRRRDFIHEGLRWFDIKRFNLVVKHETSNKPANILAKDDNRRALQIPLHASSAGIELNPR